In Drosophila pseudoobscura strain MV-25-SWS-2005 chromosome 4, UCI_Dpse_MV25, whole genome shotgun sequence, the following proteins share a genomic window:
- the LOC4817460 gene encoding uncharacterized protein — MVSALKCSLAVAVIISFACSAYAIKCYQCESLTMPKCGLKFEADESLLIDCARIGPPRYLQNFFPLRNATGCMKKTLESVVGHPQIVRSCYFGDVSNIQSGCQSDPSLPFVKQLGCDVCTKDECNGSASLAPVAGAILLFFGLARLLA; from the exons ATGGTGTCCGCTCTGAAATGCAGTTTGGCCGTAGCGGTCATCATCAGCTTTGCCTGTTCGG CCTATGCCATCAAGTGCTATCAGTGCGAGTCGCTGACCATGCCCAAGTGCGGCCTGAAGTTCGAAGCAGATGAGAGTCTCCTTATCGACTGTGCCCGGATCGGACCCCCGCGCTACCTGCAGAACTTCTTCCCCCTCCGCAACGCCACCGGATGCATGAAGAAGACCCTCGAAAGCG TGGTCGGACATCCGCAGATCGTGCGCAGCTGCTACTTCGGTGACGTCTCCAACATCCAGAGCGGCTGCCAGTCGGATCCTTCTCTGCCCTTCGTGAAGCAGCTGGGATGCGATGTCTGCACCAAGGACGAGTGCAACGGATCCGCTTCCCTGGCTCCCGTGGCCGGTGCCATTCTGCTCTTCTTCGGACTGGCTCGCCTGCTGGCATAG